The Phragmites australis chromosome 15, lpPhrAust1.1, whole genome shotgun sequence genome window below encodes:
- the LOC133892807 gene encoding uncharacterized protein LOC133892807 has product MAGEMSWVGKKIHLYNVTMGLYMLDWWERCLFNILVLILLWFICFNGSRFATDVFESHLKARIMEGGNFGLGIGMPSS; this is encoded by the exons ATGGCTGGCGAGATGAGCTGGGTGGGCAAGAAGATCCACCTCTACAACGTCACCATGGGCCTCTACATGCTCGATTGGTGGGAGCGCTGCCTATTCA ACATATTGGTGCTGATCCTGCTCTGGTTCATCTGCTTCAACGGCTCACGCTTCGCCACCGACGTCTTCGAGAG CCATCTGAAGGCTAGGATTATGGAGGGCGGAAACTTCGGCCTAGGAATTGGCATGCCCTCCTCCTAA